The genomic window CTATATACACAAATTAGCAATCTCCTCAACTAACTTATCAGGATAAAAAACACACAAATATAGCAGCAAAAAAATTTAGGATTACACATAACTCTcagtcaataaaaaataaaaaggcgAATGAAAACAAACATAATAAACAATCgagaaattaaaattgatttctgataGTAAATGAAATGTTTTAAAGATTAGCATCGATGATCATATTACATATAAACTCACAACATAAAGATGTGATAGTTTAGTTCAGCATACCATAGAAAGAATGAAGATATGCACTATGAACCAAAACCCAAAAAATTTAATGGAATTCTCCTAAACTAACTTGTGTTAACCtttatcaatcaacaagagagAAACTGAAGCATGTTTTCTTTCCCACAGCACCCTTTTCACACCTTTCTTTTCCCTTAAACTATACTATTATATAAtagtttgcttttatttttcttagtctCCAAGAAGAGGAGTAAGTAGCTGCATGGGAATCTCTATTATATCCAATATGTAAAGAGAAGCTAATAATACTGGATCAGAAAAGCACCAGTGGTTTCCGTAGGTTCTATGTAGAAAAATAGAAAGTGACTATAGTAATAAAAATTCTAGTAGATTAAAATAATATAgtcaattaaattattattttatttattcaagcAAGACTACTAATTAACTAAAGACCAGAATAATATATGGTGGTAGACTCCCGTGTCATCCACCAAACTCCTCACACACCCAGTCAAACATATCGGCTTTCAATATTGAAATTTAATAAGATCACCTTAATTATAAATATACTATAAGTACACTAGTTAATAAATCACACACAAATATTTTTGCCCCGAAGATATTTTTGGAAGCTTAGTTAGAGTTGGTAAACCATAATTAAGAAGTAGTACTTACACCAATTGCTCTTGCTTCATCATTGATATATGAGCCATCCTTTTTCTTGTGCACTTTGATCCACAGCTCTCCTCTACCGACTATCCTTCCTTGTTCTTCCGACTGTAACAACAAAGTTGAATGCATTAAAATTTTTCACAAAATCAATGAAAATTAAATCACAGAGATAGTTCAATAAGGATTTAAAACAAGTCAAGTACCTCTTCTTCTATCCGCCGTGCGAAGCTTTTCGAGCTGCCAGTGTGGGTATACTGTTGTTTTGATCGATTGACCACGTTTTTCTTGCACTTCCCCTATTGGTCCATCCGAGACAAAGGGAGATTAGAATCTGATAGAAAAGGACTCAATGCAACATAATTGGCATTATTGTGTAACAATGATACAGTATATTACCTTCGTCTCAGGTTCGGCGCGATAGTCAAGGAACCATCTCCAATGCTCTCGATCAATTCCCGGCGGGCGATTCTCAAGATTTTGTTCAGTTGTGAATGTTGGCTCATAAAAACGGTCATACAACCTCAGCCTTGTTTCCTTCCAAGACTTCCCCATACTTTTCAACATATTTTTCTTGATAATCCCTTCGCTGTCTTCATCAAAGTGAAAAATTTGCTGCACAGATAATAAATGTAATCAATAATTGTAAAAATACGCAGAGTTAGGTTACCCGGGATTTAAACTATTACCTTGACACATTCGTTATACACCTTGTCTTTCGTGGAAATCTGACACCAACTTTTTCTACAGATGGGAAATTTTCCATAATCAGATCCCAGCAGACCAAGCACGCCACTCAACAGTCCAGCTTCGTCCCCAATTGCTTGCTTTGCGTTGTTGAACCTGAGCACGATCTTCCTACCGTTAGGCCGTTCCATAGCCTCCCTCACGCTTAGTTTCGCCGGCTTGATTGTGCCGTCAGAATCTATAAGCCAAATATAACATTTACGTAGTACACAGCATGTGAGAAATTTAATATATAACATAATAATATCAACACAATACCTTGTTGTACGCCTAGAAAAGGAAGCATGATGGATCAGACCAGCATAAAACATGTTTAAATTGGTATAGAATTGCAGCACTtgaaacaaatttaacaaaaactgTTTGACTTTTATTGTAAAAAACTAAGTACAAtgacaaatttaaaattaattttaaatgtgGGAGGCAAAAATTAAATTAGGGTAATAATTCAGaattcttttaaaatattttgatagGCTACATAATATATTTTAGGTAATTAAAGTATATGAAACAAGAGATAAAAAAAATACGCTGCCATCAATGGAGACGGTCAAATGTCATTGACTGTGTTAAATTGGAAAGCATTTTGAAATGATCGAATTAGAGTATATTGTAAGTTAATAATGGGTGGAGCCTAAGTCATGTTGATGAAagaaaaaacaattaaatacgATACCGATGGTCTTAACCGCCCAAAACTCTGTAGTCTTGCGTCCTCTGCGACTCTGAGCTCCAGAAGCATCATGGAGGTCGTCAACTTCTTCATCAACAAGAGTTTCCTCGTTTGCATTAGCGTCCAAGTTTAGATGGCCTGGCAGCGAGTTCTGGACACTGTTTGTGCTCATCTGTGGAGCAGGCCTTGGTTTACTTCGCGGGGGACGGAAAGGGCGTGAAGTAGCGGGGACACTATCACCACTTGTAGGGACACTATCACCACTGTTCGGGTGAATTTGAGAGCCATCATGGTGGGGGTCCGAAGTCGCAGTCGCTCCCGTTTGAGGTTGCTGAAATCCTGGTCCAAACTTTGATTTTTTCGTGAATCGACCTTTCCGGGCCATCTTAAACTCCTGACACCAACAAGCACACAAAAAGGAATACGAATAGTCATGGTCCATAGTTGTTATCTCAGATTCATAATCTCAAGCAGCTCATGAGATCCAATACTTGTTTTTTAATCCCTGTTAATTTTATTTCTATGTAATCGGCAGAATTACGAGGTTTCCAAAAATAGAAGAATTTTTAGCAACATGCTCCTATGACAATGCAGGTTCATGAACTATACCCCTGGGTCATCTATGAGCAAATTATATAGCCATGCATGTTGCCAGGTCCAGGTAAACTCATGCTTCAGTCAAAATAATCACACAAGAAATAATTAGAAGACGAACCCTTACCTGAGAAGAGAAGGCGGGATAGCAGTCCTTTGAAGTGGAAGAATTGCGATAGGCGAGAGAAGCAATAGGTTTCAGGCCTTCGTCAGGAGggggctgataaaccactattttatggtttatcttgtactcaattgagtggtttttatctactctttacccacttattcatactatttgcatggttttatatttccttcctaattatgtgttttgattgaaaacatgcttctttaatcttatatttgcttattattaatcatctcttattaccattagatgccttgatatgtgtgttaagtgttttcagatattataaggcaggaatggcttggaggatgagaagaaagcatgcaaaagtggaaggaatacaagaagttggagaaattgctaagctgtccagcctgacctcttcgcactcaaacggctataactttatctacagaggtccaaacgacacggttccagttgcgttggaaagataacgtccggggcttcgatttgatatataatatgttatagtttccctgacgctaggcgacgcgaccgcgtgatctatgcggccgcgtcgcagtgacgaaaatccagcgtggcaaaattcgaaaccagcgaattctggactgtttctgacccaatttgcggcccagaaaacacatattagagactataaagtggggactgcatccattcataagaaggctctcataattcacttctcatgatttagattagttttgagagaggttctctcctctctctcttaggatttaggacttctcttagttttaggagtgactctcaatcccaagttctttatttttatataatttatgaactcttccatgttatatataattttcttaattaatgttatttgaggtatttcaattcatgactgctttcttttatttacatgattactgcttcccatctgaggatatttttattccagtagatttactcttttccttttggttttggttaagaaatcagtaactcaagagttatccaattcaacagcataattgttaattgttatcttgccaattaaATTGATCtttaataatcccaatcttttcttaggaattaactaggattcaaagatctaactaattagtcacttgaccttcccttgttatagcaaaggttaactaagtggaattaagattcaactttcattattgttgataaggataactaaatctggacttccaatttctcataccttgccaagagtctattttattattattattttattttatttgtcatataacatattcccaccttacttcctaaaccccaatttacaaactcataaccaataataagaacatacctccctgcaattccttgagaagacgacccgaggtttgaatactcagttatcaatttcaaaggagtttgttacttgtgacaaccaaaacgtttgtataataataataataataataataataataataataataataataataataataataataataataataataataataataataaaaggataATAATAAAAACAGCCATGTATAACAAAGGCATTTCCTTATTAATTCACACCTGCACACCGCCTTAAGTACAAGTATCGGGGAGTGTTAATGTATATATAATAGGAATGATAATATAGGAGTTTTTTATATCTGAACCAAAAATTAGTTGTCACATCTTTTTTAAGATATAATTTCcagataaatataaattatagtGACCTCTATTACTATTAAAAAGGGGATATTATTCCCGTAAGGTGAATATATCAAAAATGTCTTCTTATTGTACCAATTAATATAGCATCCCTATCTAATAGTTCACCCATTCAAACTTGTATTACTGCATAACTATAAATACCATATTTCATAcataattagataaataaattatCTGAAAATTAATATCATAATATTGACCAAAATATAAATACAAGGACTACCTAATTATCCAAATACGAGTAACTTTGACGAGCCATTGCTGCTAAGGCAAACCAAACCTCTAtacctatctatctatctatctatctatctatctttcTCCCTGTATTCCCCTGCTCTCTCTATGCatgttttgttgttgtttttgcaTGTCTCATGAATTTTTTAGCTTCACCAACTTTGATATCAATCAAAGGAAAAAAGGGCAAAGAAGTTTGATTTGtattgaaatgaaattgaaacTGCCCTAGAATGCAGAAATCATAGAGAACAAGCCATAATTGTCACTGTTATATGATTCTAGACCGCAATCTAAGTGAAGTGAAATTTTGAGTACAAAATAAGCACTTCAATGGGTAAGCAACAACATCGAACCCTACCTACCAGACACAAAAATCATGAGTCCAAGTAGGCAACGAAGTTTACATAGATGAAATTACAACAACGTTTCAGCACCTTGTTCCAGCAGTGATCAACATCCAACATGCATGAGTCTCAGCTAGGCCTTTCATCGAACATCCAAGTCGCGTCACCAAGCTCCCTTGCAGTTCTTCAAGAATCATGCCCTCCTTCAGCTGGCACCTTCAAGAATGACATAAATGAAACCATGAAACAATTCTATAGGTTCTCATCGAAAACAAATTCACAATTTTCTTTCAATGCATACCCTTTCTTTGCATACAAAGACAACCCAAATGAAATCCCATTAGGtaaaatataacaaaatagaAATACCCAACAAGATGCTAGATGCTCAGGTAGATGCAGTCGCCCTTTGAAATTGCAAACTTAGTGTTCAATGATATTGAAAGTAGGGTTCCAAAAAAGGGGTGGCCTTCAGAGGGGGACATTAATGTCGCAGAAGCAACAGTGTAGGCTGCACCAACATACAATAGGAACTTATTTATGAGACAAATAGAAAATGAGGAAACACCATCGAACCCAAGGATGAGATTGGAGGCATATTTGGTTGCATTGTGCTATGAAGAGTTGAAGCCAGGTCCAGCTTCTAAGAGATGTTGCTATGGAGTCGGTAAACCCGATTATAACAAAAAGCTTATAATGTTGGCCTTTTTGCTTTTGCAACTACTTTTAATCCCTCCACTTCAATTTCTCTTACCTCCTCTACCACCCACAATAAGGCAAATCAACCTTGCtcctttctaattttttaaataccCAGCCATAATATTTTTAGACTATCTTAGTTACGAAAACTATTATATCTTCTTTTCTCCATTTTTATAGAAATCAAAATTCATTGAAACAGGCAACACCACCAAAGAAATACCCAAACTTGGTCTACTGGCTATGGCTGTGTTTCTTTAGATCAATACTTTGTGGATTTGTCTAgaagaatattttgattcatatATATTGGTTGAAATGTTCATGAGGAATTTTTCTTTCGAAATGAGTGCATGTTATTTAGGCTAACTCCTGGATTTTATTGTTAACAGGGAAATATATATAGAAGCAGTAACAACTTAAAAAGAAAGAACTCAAAATCAACACTTTAAATTCCTTCAGATATTTACTTTTATTCTTCTTAAAATCTCCAAAATAGCCAAGTGCATTTAACACTCTAAtcctattttttttgtttctctttgTATTAACGTAAAAAATTGGctaaaatgacaacaatagataAAGTTTGGGTATTTCAATATATTTATACGAAACCTGACAATGAGTATGTTAGATTTATATTGTCCATATAATTATTGAACAAAGAAAGTGTCAATTGTCGTGAGCAAGTTTAGTAAGTATATATCTGATAAGTATCACTAACATACTTATTAGCAATGAGTCATCCATACTCCATGATATTGTTACAGTGCATGTATAGTAAATTAACCAATGGCTAAAATCTTTAAAACAAGAactacataaaaaattaaatatcagaCAGTGCCATGATAAATTAGTtatgaaaatatattctccttaATTAATATTGCATAGTTTTGTCACGGCTATCATATGCAACCGGCCTTGAAGTTCTTCACCTAAACCAAAGCTTTTCCCTTAAGGATTCAAGTATCTTGTTGCCCACATAGCTAAGTGCCACGCATTCTTCTTCTCGGGAGACATTCCACTATAAGGATCTTCATTCTCTTCGGGTGTTCTATTGAGGTCGTAGGACAGCATCGAAGCCTTTCGTCCAGCAGAATCTTTGCCCTCAGAGATATCGGAGGAGACAACATTCTCTCCTTCCAACGAATCTGGAACCACCTCCACCGGGTCTTCAGATTCCTTTTGTATATTGTCTCGAGACATTCCTGAGAGGTGCAACGTAGCCAAACAAGCCCGGATTAGGAGAAATTAGTGTGTGAATTGACTAATCAAAAGGCTTAACATTTAGAATCAATTGCTTCTTTAATCAGACAACATTGGATTATAATTAGTGAAGCCAAGGGGTGACCCCTACTTCAAATAAGCTGCAGATTGGGATTGAGACTATGCAACTCAACAAGGCCTAGCACCTTTAGAATTGATATAAAAACGATAAAATCTTATATGTACATGAAATTAGTTAGagtgataatatatatatatatatatataagtctgAATTCATGTATGCGTTAATTAAATAATTCTTAATTAGATTTGTCAAGCTTATAGTGGATTAGACAGAAACAAATCATATAAACAGTACAAAATCCGAGTCTTTCTTACTATCCCATAGTCGCTCAAGGCCATGTGCTATGAGTTTGAATTCCTCCCATGCTGCAATATCTAGTTCAACGACAAGAGTGTTCTCATAGCGTGACTGCACAAAGAAGCATAACTCAAAATGTATAAGTACTGCAGCTAGAAAAAAAGATATTTCATTTTCTAAGTGTAAAACATTGAGCAGTAAGTAGAACATGAAACCCAAATTGAGCAGGCGCACATCATGCCAAGGCAAAGAAAAGTAAAACATGAATATTTACCTTCACCTCGTCAAGTATTTCCTGTGAGCACCACGTTTCCGTACTTGTTCTAAACTCAAACCCAAATTTAGCCCGGTATTTTCGGTCCCATTGAAGCATTTcctaaaattttagaataaacACATTAATATGGTTTCTTTCCACGAATAAGAAAAGGGTTTAAAAAATGAAACTGGGCAGCAGCAAACAAACCCTCATCATTGAACCCGGTGCATGACTAATGGCTCGATAAACGTGACTCTGTCCAGAGAACGCATCCAACCATGATTGTATACAGGACTCTTTGAACCATAACTGCCTTGCAAAGGAGGTTGCGTGGTCCAACGAAGAGAATGGAGACGTATCTATCATCTTCTCTACGAACCAATGGCTTCTGGTAATGAGAAAGAAGTCTCTGCTCTCCAATTTCCCTGATAGTCCACCAAAAATAGAAAGAATGTACAAGAACAATATAAAAATGTGATTGTAAGAAGTCTTGAAGGAGAGATAACAACATTGTGAAGACCTAGTTAAATAAAAGAGCTTTATATGAGAGGATAAGTTTTAAAAAATCTCAAATAACTCTATAAAATCAACCTATTGTCTATTGATATGACTAAAATAC from Arachis ipaensis cultivar K30076 chromosome B09, Araip1.1, whole genome shotgun sequence includes these protein-coding regions:
- the LOC110266260 gene encoding uncharacterized protein LOC110266260 encodes the protein MARKGRFTKKSKFGPGFQQPQTGATATSDPHHDGSQIHPNSGDSVPTSGDSVPATSRPFRPPRSKPRPAPQMSTNSVQNSLPGHLNLDANANEETLVDEEVDDLHDASGAQSRRGRKTTEFWAVKTIDSDGTIKPAKLSVREAMERPNGRKIVLRFNNAKQAIGDEAGLLSGVLGLLGSDYGKFPICRKSWCQISTKDKVYNECVKVIV
- the LOC107618868 gene encoding uric acid degradation bifunctional protein TTL, translated to MIDTSPFSSLDHATSFARQLWFKESCIQSWLDAFSGQSHVYRAISHAPGSMMREMLQWDRKYRAKFGFEFRTSTETWCSQEILDEVKSRYENTLVVELDIAAWEEFKLIAHGLERLWDRMSRDNIQKESEDPVEVVPDSLEGENVVSSDISEGKDSAGRKASMLSYDLNRTPEENEDPYSGMSPEKKNAWHLAMWATRYLNP